One window of the Cotesia glomerata isolate CgM1 linkage group LG10, MPM_Cglom_v2.3, whole genome shotgun sequence genome contains the following:
- the LOC123272649 gene encoding serine/threonine-protein phosphatase 6 catalytic subunit, which produces MSDIDNWIDVAKQCKYLPENDLKKLCDIVCDLLLEESNIQPVSTPVTVCGDIHGQFYDLEELFRNGGPVPDTNYIFMGDFVDRGYYSLETFTRLLTLKAKWSDRITLLRGNHESRQITQVYGFYDECEMKYGNANPWKYCCRVFDLLTVAALIDERVLCVHGGLSPAIRTLDQIRTIERNQEIPHKGAFCDLLWSDPEDVDAWAVSPRGAGWLFGSKVTHKFMEINDLELICRAHQLVHEGYRYMFDDKLVTVWSAPNYCYRCGNVASILNFTSVDQRSTILFQAVPDSERVIPSLTITPYFL; this is translated from the exons ATGTCAGACATCGATAACTGGATCGACGTAGCAAAACAATGCAAATATTTGCCTGAAAATGATCTTAag AAACTTTGTGACATTGTGTGTGATTTATTGCTGGAGGAGTCCAATATTCAGCCAGTATCAACTCCGGTAACTGTTTGTGGTGATATTCATGGACAG TTTTATGATTTGGAAGAGTTATTCCGGAATGGAGGACCAGTGCCTGAcactaattatatatttatgggAGATTTTGTAGACAGAGGATACTACAGTTTAGAAACCTTCACACGACTGTTAACTCTCAAAGCTAAATGGTCTGATAGAATAACATTATTACGTGGAAATCATGAATCACGACAAATTACACAAGTTTATGGATTTTACg atgAATGTGAAATGAAGTATGGCAATGCGAATCCATGGAAATATTGTTGCAGAGTATTTGATTTACTTACTGTGGCTGCc tTGATCGATGAACGAGTACTTTGTGTACATGGTGGTTTATCTCCAGCTATTCGAACGTTGGATCAAATTAGAACGATTGAAAGGAATCAAGAAATTCCTCATAAAG gagCTTTTTGTGACTTATTATGGTCGGATCCAGAAGACGTTGATGCATGGGCCGTAAGTCCACGTGGTGCCGGTTGGTTATTTGGGAGTAAAGTAACTCATAAATTTAtggaaataaatgatttagaaCTTATATGCAGAGCTCATCAATTGGTGCATGAAG GATATAGGTACATGTTTGACGATAAACTTGTGACAGTATGGTCAGCACCTAATTATTGTTATCGTTGCGGAAATGTAGCTAGTATATTGAATTTTACAAGTGTTGATCAAAGAAGTACAATATTATTTCAAGCTGTGCCAGATTCAGAAAGAGTTATACCGTCTTTAACCATTACTCCGTATTTTTTGTGA